From a single Alkalihalophilus pseudofirmus genomic region:
- the dctP gene encoding TRAP transporter substrate-binding protein DctP, with translation MKRLKKYLFLSVVVSGFLVAGACSDNTTSDSEPETDKDGAENQEVITLRAATGLSTQHAWWSDTMVPWMERVEELTEGQVEFETFPGGELVSVPDEGDAVLNGTIDVGLVLPIYQPSEYPMAEVTMLPLAHSDTHIGSNAWKALLESDVELDDGKTYKEMQFADFKVFPISTTQEYSISTTGKEFNSAADIQGTALRTPSRIHEVYSDKIGVNSITMPAVEMYDALSRGAFDGSYYSIADWSGYGFQDLFKYTVTGVNFGHFNAFIGMSNEKWEGLPEHVQEAMTQANEEIFTPGAEEWITRAEAAIEQNIEDGGEFVEFTNLDQGVQDVINQGIEETWENYAELLESQGLPGMDLITLWRDIVIEQGGDVPEGLKEME, from the coding sequence ATGAAACGTCTAAAGAAATATCTTTTCCTATCAGTGGTTGTAAGCGGTTTCCTTGTAGCTGGTGCTTGTTCTGATAATACTACATCAGATTCCGAGCCAGAAACGGATAAGGATGGAGCCGAAAATCAAGAAGTTATTACGCTTCGAGCAGCTACTGGCTTAAGTACCCAGCATGCGTGGTGGTCTGATACGATGGTTCCTTGGATGGAGAGAGTAGAAGAGTTAACAGAAGGTCAAGTAGAATTTGAAACATTCCCAGGTGGAGAGCTCGTTTCTGTTCCAGATGAAGGGGATGCCGTATTAAATGGAACCATTGATGTGGGGCTCGTTCTGCCAATCTATCAACCAAGTGAATATCCGATGGCTGAAGTCACGATGCTTCCTTTAGCTCATTCAGATACTCATATTGGATCGAATGCATGGAAAGCCCTATTAGAAAGTGACGTTGAATTAGATGATGGTAAAACATATAAAGAGATGCAATTTGCCGACTTTAAAGTTTTCCCTATTTCAACCACTCAAGAATATTCCATCTCAACTACTGGTAAAGAGTTCAACTCAGCAGCAGATATACAAGGAACGGCTCTTCGTACGCCCTCACGTATTCATGAAGTATATTCAGACAAAATTGGTGTCAATAGTATCACGATGCCAGCTGTTGAAATGTACGATGCCCTAAGCCGAGGAGCCTTTGATGGCAGCTATTACAGTATTGCAGACTGGTCTGGTTACGGATTCCAAGATCTATTCAAATACACCGTAACAGGGGTCAACTTTGGACACTTTAATGCCTTTATTGGGATGAGCAATGAAAAGTGGGAAGGACTTCCGGAACATGTGCAAGAGGCTATGACTCAAGCGAATGAAGAAATCTTTACACCTGGTGCGGAGGAATGGATTACCCGTGCAGAAGCTGCAATTGAACAAAATATTGAGGATGGCGGAGAGTTTGTTGAGTTTACCAATCTTGATCAAGGCGTCCAAGATGTGATTAACCAAGGGATTGAAGAAACATGGGAGAATTATGCAGAACTATTAGAATCACAAGGACTGCCTGGCATGGACTTAATTACTTTATGGCGTGATATTGTCATCGAGCAAGGTGGAGATGTACCAGAGGGATTAAAAGAAATGGAGTAA
- a CDS encoding NADPH:quinone oxidoreductase family protein, producing MQSWFVTKIGEPNDALEIKETPKPVPQKGEVLIQVKAFSLNFFDILQCQGTYQEKPSLPFTPGAEVAGIIVAKGEGVKIERGKRVLATPKLPNGGFTEYVTVGEDALYPIPEDLPFEKAAGMHITYHTAYYALSSKANLQKGESLLIHAGSGGVGSAAIQIGKALGAKVIATVGSVEKQEVCKRLGADVVINYREDDFDQTVKEVTKGKGADVIFDPVGGEVFHRSRKCIAFDGRLLLIGFAGGAIPDAPMNHALIKNYSLVGVHFGYFRKLFPEKVKKAHADLMQLYMAGKIDPLIYQQYAFEEVPQALDELGSRQTWGKLVVHP from the coding sequence ATGCAATCATGGTTTGTAACAAAAATAGGAGAACCAAACGACGCACTAGAAATAAAAGAAACACCAAAGCCCGTTCCACAAAAAGGAGAAGTACTTATTCAGGTAAAAGCGTTCTCGCTTAATTTCTTTGATATCCTGCAATGCCAAGGTACTTATCAAGAGAAGCCTTCCCTCCCGTTTACGCCTGGTGCTGAAGTAGCTGGAATCATTGTTGCAAAGGGTGAGGGAGTGAAAATTGAAAGAGGAAAGCGTGTACTGGCCACACCGAAGCTCCCAAACGGTGGTTTTACTGAATATGTCACCGTAGGGGAAGATGCTTTGTACCCCATTCCAGAGGACCTTCCTTTTGAAAAAGCGGCAGGAATGCACATTACGTACCATACGGCCTATTACGCGCTATCTTCAAAAGCCAATTTGCAAAAAGGGGAAAGTCTTTTAATACATGCAGGATCTGGCGGGGTTGGATCTGCTGCGATTCAAATAGGGAAAGCACTTGGTGCCAAAGTTATTGCGACAGTTGGGTCAGTTGAAAAACAGGAAGTCTGTAAACGATTAGGAGCAGACGTAGTCATCAATTATCGTGAAGATGATTTTGATCAAACGGTAAAAGAGGTGACAAAAGGTAAGGGTGCTGATGTCATTTTTGATCCAGTGGGAGGAGAGGTATTTCACCGCTCTAGAAAATGTATCGCTTTTGACGGTAGGCTGCTGTTGATCGGCTTTGCAGGAGGAGCTATTCCTGATGCACCAATGAATCACGCCTTGATTAAAAATTATTCGCTCGTCGGCGTTCATTTTGGCTACTTCAGAAAGTTATTCCCGGAAAAAGTGAAAAAAGCTCATGCGGATCTAATGCAACTATATATGGCAGGGAAAATCGATCCTCTGATCTATCAGCAATATGCTTTTGAAGAAGTTCCACAGGCATTAGATGAATTAGGAAGCCGGCAAACATGGGGAAAATTAGTCGTCCATCCTTGA